Proteins encoded in a region of the Zea mays cultivar B73 chromosome 2, Zm-B73-REFERENCE-NAM-5.0, whole genome shotgun sequence genome:
- the LOC100217235 gene encoding RR1-Corn type-A response regulator codes for MEAGGAGAEGVMRVLLVDDSPVDRRVAQLLLSSNSCAGSFHVIAVDSAKKAMEFLGLKDGGKEQAIDMVLTDYCMPEMTGYDLLKAIKALNPLKPIPVIVMSSEDEPQRISRCLNAGAEDFIVKPLQSKDVQRLRNCSTVGRPSNKGGATLPCEENAVAKWSNNKLPPSAGAGAGASATSPSGRRANLAGVAMRQVLHSSRVEISQYLPLLLKLVVLAYAALCLGELLHRWSSGGSCSLSPWCA; via the exons ATGGAAGCAGGAGGAGCAGGAGCGGAGGGGGTGATGAGGGTGCTGCTGGTGGACGACTCCCCCGTCGACCGCCGCGTGGCGCAGCTGCTCCTCAGCAGCAACTCCTGCGCCGGCTCATTCCACG TCATCGCCGTCGACAGCGCCAAGAAGGCGATGGAGTTCCTCGGCCTCAAGGACGGCGGCAAG GAGCAGGCCATCGACATGGTGCTCACGGACTACTGCATGCCAGAGATGACCGGCTACGACCTGCTCAAGGCCATCAAG GCGCTGAACCCGCTGAAGCCGATCCCTGTCATCGTCATGTCGTCAGAAGACGAGCCCCAGAGGATCAGCCG ATGCCTGAACGCCGGCGCCGAGGACTTCATCGTGAAGCCCCTGCAGAGCAAGGACGTGCAGCGCCTCCGGAACTGCTCCACGGTCGGGAGGCCCAGCAACAAGGGCGGCGCCACGTTGCCGTGCGAGGAGAACGCCGTGGCCAAGTGGAGTAACAACAAGCTGCCGCCctccgccggcgccggcgccggcgccagcGCCACGTCGCCGTCGGGGCGGCGGGCGAACCTCGCCGGAGTCGCCATG CGCCAGGTGCTGCACTCGTCGAGAGTGGAGATCTCGCAGTACCTGCCGCTCCTGCTCAAGCTCGTCGTGCTGGCGTACGCCGCGCTGTGCCTGGGCGAGCTCCTGCACAGATGGTCGTCGGGTGGCAGCTGCTCGCTCTCCCCGTGGTGCGCCTGA